Proteins found in one Acinetobacter sp. XH1741 genomic segment:
- a CDS encoding L,D-transpeptidase, which produces MFVRSLLAMSLSCIIANVALAASTTEQPITPKKVSAPVEDPIDPLAVDAASTAKAQAQTQITAQEQNDLNRASSTLQNLQKAEDPNANSGIAASEPSAPAKTTTASKTSTNAPAVSWTLDGLNNAEWYENIGKGQLPVYARAHVMLNNAHASPGAIDGMSGKNTLKAIASFQQMNGLSPTGDLTKETWDALVAKQTKPAFIEYTITDADLKGPYAESIPSDYALQAKMKGLYYTRVTEMLGEKFHIDEGFLKKLNPKATFKKVGEKVIVPNVRNDLPEDIHLIIAHKGAKQLYLFNSRNQMVGSFPATIGSTDTPSPTGTYKVVGVARNPWYSYSPSNFVQGKNLKPLSLPPGPNAPVGNIWIGLSKKSFGIHGTPNPSLISKTASHGCIRLTNWDANDLGNKVRAGVTVKFLE; this is translated from the coding sequence ATGTTTGTTCGCTCATTACTCGCTATGAGTTTAAGTTGTATTATTGCTAATGTTGCTTTGGCTGCGTCAACAACTGAGCAACCAATTACTCCTAAAAAAGTATCTGCTCCTGTAGAAGATCCGATTGATCCACTAGCTGTAGATGCTGCTTCAACTGCAAAAGCCCAAGCTCAGACACAGATTACTGCTCAAGAACAAAATGATTTAAATCGAGCATCTAGTACATTACAAAATTTACAAAAAGCTGAAGACCCAAATGCCAACTCAGGCATTGCTGCTTCAGAACCATCAGCGCCAGCTAAAACAACAACAGCATCGAAGACTTCTACTAATGCTCCAGCTGTTTCATGGACATTAGATGGCTTAAACAATGCTGAGTGGTATGAAAATATCGGTAAAGGTCAGCTTCCTGTTTACGCACGTGCTCACGTTATGTTGAACAATGCACATGCTTCACCGGGTGCGATCGATGGTATGAGTGGTAAAAACACGCTTAAAGCAATTGCATCATTCCAGCAAATGAATGGTTTATCACCTACAGGTGATTTAACGAAAGAAACATGGGATGCGCTTGTTGCAAAACAAACAAAACCTGCATTTATTGAATACACCATTACTGATGCAGACCTAAAAGGTCCTTATGCTGAGTCTATCCCTTCTGACTATGCATTACAGGCCAAAATGAAAGGTTTGTACTACACGCGTGTAACTGAAATGTTGGGTGAAAAGTTCCATATTGATGAAGGTTTCTTAAAGAAATTAAACCCGAAAGCAACCTTCAAAAAAGTTGGTGAGAAAGTTATTGTGCCAAACGTGCGCAATGACTTACCAGAAGACATTCATTTAATTATTGCGCATAAAGGTGCTAAGCAGTTGTATCTGTTTAACAGCCGTAATCAAATGGTGGGCTCCTTTCCTGCAACAATTGGCAGTACTGATACGCCATCTCCGACCGGTACTTATAAGGTAGTTGGTGTTGCGCGTAACCCTTGGTACAGCTACTCACCTTCGAACTTCGTACAAGGTAAAAACTTAAAACCACTTTCTTTACCACCGGGTCCTAATGCTCCTGTAGGTAATATCTGGATTGGTTTAAGTAAAAAATCATTCGGTATTCACGGTACACCAAACCCGTCTTTAATTTCTAAAACTGCATCACACGGTTGTATCCGTTTAACCAACTGGGATGCGAACGATTTAGGTAATAAAGTACGTGCAGGCGTGACTGTAAAATTCTTAGAATAA
- a CDS encoding pirin family protein, with protein MNAFLHRSEDRGHVKAGWLESYHSFSFGNWYNPKYMGVSALRVINDDRIDAHNGFGTHSHDNMEILTCVLDGAISHRDTMGNEGQIKAGEWQLMSAGTGVAHSEINNTDTPVHLLQIWIIPDEKEAEPNYQQINLDPRKQPNEWHLIAGPDANAPMNIRQNAEVKSAVLEKGLELPVDTSKRVNYVHVISGVITIGDQEVKAGDALVFEDKAVIHAVEDSQFIWFDLP; from the coding sequence ATGAACGCTTTTTTACATCGTAGTGAAGATCGTGGTCATGTTAAAGCAGGTTGGTTAGAGTCTTATCATAGCTTTTCATTTGGTAACTGGTATAACCCTAAATATATGGGCGTTAGTGCATTACGTGTGATTAATGACGACAGAATTGATGCCCATAACGGTTTCGGCACTCACTCGCATGACAATATGGAAATTTTGACCTGTGTGCTTGATGGTGCAATTTCACACCGTGACACAATGGGAAATGAAGGCCAGATTAAAGCCGGTGAATGGCAACTCATGAGTGCTGGTACAGGCGTTGCTCATAGTGAAATTAACAACACTGATACGCCCGTTCATCTATTACAAATCTGGATTATTCCGGACGAAAAAGAAGCCGAGCCAAATTATCAGCAAATTAATTTAGATCCACGCAAACAACCAAACGAATGGCATTTGATTGCAGGTCCTGATGCGAATGCACCTATGAATATTCGTCAAAATGCAGAAGTAAAATCAGCTGTACTAGAAAAAGGTCTTGAACTGCCTGTAGATACATCAAAACGTGTAAATTACGTTCATGTAATTTCAGGTGTAATCACTATTGGTGATCAAGAAGTTAAAGCTGGTGATGCTTTGGTCTTTGAAGATAAAGCCGTAATTCATGCAGTTGAAGATAGTCAATTCATATGGTTTGATTTACCTTAA
- a CDS encoding PAS domain-containing protein — protein MGNRDKHLLTQLDTIAKGLSETLSPFCEVVVHDLTNPEHAILSIHNNLSGRKVGDPATELGLARIMSPEFPNLISNYANQFADGRPAKSTSIGIKDEEGQYVAALCMNIDLTLFRGMQSALEHFTKIETDNIIENLEPNGAEAIRKYIDQFASKHATTPRMLKLNERKELIHELKNNGLLDIKKAVEIVAQHLGISRASAYLYVKET, from the coding sequence TTGGGAAATCGTGATAAACACTTACTCACCCAGCTCGATACAATCGCAAAAGGGTTGAGTGAAACGCTATCTCCATTTTGTGAAGTTGTAGTCCATGACTTAACAAATCCTGAGCATGCCATACTTTCAATACACAATAACTTATCTGGTCGAAAAGTAGGAGATCCAGCAACCGAGTTAGGACTGGCCAGAATCATGTCTCCAGAATTTCCAAACCTCATTTCAAATTATGCAAACCAGTTTGCTGATGGCCGCCCCGCAAAAAGCACTTCTATAGGTATTAAAGATGAAGAAGGGCAATATGTAGCCGCATTATGTATGAATATTGATTTAACACTCTTTAGAGGCATGCAAAGCGCTTTAGAGCATTTTACTAAAATTGAAACTGATAACATTATTGAAAACTTAGAACCCAATGGGGCAGAGGCAATTCGTAAATATATTGATCAATTTGCCTCAAAACATGCCACCACACCGCGTATGTTAAAACTCAATGAGAGAAAAGAGCTAATACACGAATTGAAAAATAACGGGTTATTAGACATTAAAAAGGCTGTCGAGATCGTGGCCCAACATTTGGGTATATCAAGAGCAAGTGCCTATTTATATGTAAAGGAAACTTAA
- a CDS encoding threo-3-hydroxy-L-aspartate ammonia-lyase, with product MKNLTLPTYEDVAAAAERIKGFANKTPVLTSRTVNHEFGAEVFFKCENFQRVGAFKFRGAMNALLQFSEAQKKAGVVAFSSGNHAQAIALSSKILGIPATIIMPKDAPAAKMAATREYGGNIVEFDRYTESREQIGKEIAEKNGLTLIPSYDHPHVIAGQGTAAKELFEEVGELDYLFIGLGGGGLLAGSSLSARKLSPNCKIYGVEPALGNDGQMSFRKGEIIHIDTPQTIADGAQTQYLGNLTFPIIQKNVDDILTVEDEELISCMKFFAERMKMVVEPTGCLGLAAARNLKHELKGKRIGIIISGGNVDISKYVEFLSA from the coding sequence ATGAAAAATTTAACCCTTCCCACTTATGAAGATGTTGCAGCCGCTGCTGAACGTATAAAAGGTTTTGCAAATAAAACCCCTGTTTTAACTTCACGTACTGTGAATCATGAATTTGGAGCAGAAGTATTCTTTAAATGTGAGAATTTTCAGCGTGTTGGTGCTTTCAAGTTTCGTGGTGCAATGAATGCACTTTTGCAATTCAGTGAGGCTCAAAAAAAAGCGGGTGTGGTCGCTTTCTCTTCGGGAAATCATGCACAAGCAATTGCACTGTCATCAAAAATTCTTGGTATTCCTGCAACCATCATCATGCCTAAAGATGCACCTGCTGCAAAAATGGCAGCGACACGAGAATACGGCGGCAATATTGTTGAATTTGATCGTTATACAGAAAGTCGGGAACAAATCGGAAAAGAAATTGCCGAAAAAAATGGTCTGACACTCATTCCATCTTATGACCATCCGCATGTAATTGCAGGTCAAGGAACGGCTGCAAAAGAGTTATTTGAAGAAGTTGGTGAATTAGATTACCTATTTATAGGTTTAGGTGGTGGTGGTTTATTGGCAGGTTCTTCATTGTCTGCTCGCAAGCTTTCTCCGAACTGTAAAATATATGGTGTTGAACCAGCTTTAGGAAATGATGGACAAATGTCTTTTAGAAAAGGAGAAATTATTCATATTGATACGCCCCAAACCATTGCAGATGGTGCTCAAACTCAATATTTAGGCAATTTAACATTCCCTATTATTCAAAAGAATGTAGATGACATTTTGACAGTAGAAGATGAAGAACTCATTAGCTGTATGAAGTTTTTTGCTGAAAGAATGAAAATGGTGGTTGAGCCAACAGGATGTCTCGGGCTTGCTGCTGCCCGCAATTTAAAACATGAGTTAAAAGGCAAACGTATAGGCATCATTATTAGTGGTGGCAACGTCGATATTTCTAAATATGTTGAATTTTTATCTGCTTAA
- a CDS encoding ornithine cyclodeaminase family protein gives MRFISESESSALINHELAYDAIYQALIAATQPDTKSFPVVHGQGSNSKNTFSVKSSATEDLAGLKIGSFWEDNPKNGLPRHNALIFLFNQTNGKMAAAIEAGKVNAFRTAASNAVATNVLARKDSKVLAIFGTGNQAKYECEALARIRNFDQILIVGRDQSKAEQMAEDLKPLGIQLNMTSAKEACELADVIVTATSSHTPLFQAEWVKAGTHISSMGSDKQGKQELPPELFSHSGLFCDLNVQSKLIGEFQHAPETATLINIGDVLLANAQGRQSPEQITIYDSSGLSIQDLYIAQKILEIS, from the coding sequence ATGAGATTTATTTCTGAGTCTGAATCTTCTGCTCTCATCAATCATGAACTGGCTTATGATGCCATTTACCAAGCTTTAATTGCTGCAACTCAACCAGACACGAAAAGTTTTCCTGTGGTTCATGGTCAAGGATCCAATAGTAAAAATACCTTTAGTGTTAAGTCATCGGCGACCGAGGACTTAGCTGGTCTTAAAATCGGTTCTTTTTGGGAAGATAACCCTAAAAATGGTTTGCCTCGCCATAACGCGCTCATTTTCTTATTTAATCAAACCAACGGAAAAATGGCAGCAGCCATCGAAGCAGGCAAAGTCAACGCATTCCGTACAGCGGCTTCTAATGCTGTTGCGACCAATGTACTAGCCAGAAAGGATTCAAAAGTTTTAGCGATATTTGGTACAGGAAATCAAGCCAAATATGAATGTGAGGCTTTAGCAAGAATTAGAAATTTCGATCAGATTTTGATAGTCGGACGCGACCAAAGTAAAGCTGAACAAATGGCAGAAGACCTCAAACCCTTAGGTATTCAGCTTAATATGACGAGTGCAAAAGAAGCTTGTGAGCTGGCTGATGTTATTGTGACTGCGACCTCATCACATACTCCTCTTTTTCAAGCAGAATGGGTCAAAGCTGGCACTCATATTTCATCTATGGGTTCAGATAAACAAGGCAAACAAGAGCTTCCGCCAGAGCTATTTTCACATAGTGGTTTATTTTGCGACCTTAATGTCCAGTCTAAACTCATTGGTGAATTTCAACATGCGCCTGAGACTGCAACCTTAATCAATATAGGTGATGTGCTTTTAGCAAATGCTCAAGGTAGGCAGTCACCAGAACAAATCACAATTTATGATAGTTCAGGTTTATCTATACAAGATTTATATATCGCTCAAAAAATTTTAGAAATTTCTTAA
- a CDS encoding TetR/AcrR family transcriptional regulator: MPNLTLPTRAFEVVKRGIHLFHHGGFHMVGVDKIVKETEVTKMTFYNYFHSKERFIEICLIVQKERLQDQVVAMVEYDHDTSTIDKLKKLYFLHTDLEGPYYLLFRAIFETKNTYSKAYKTAVRYRTWLTNEIYSQIRLLKNDVSFTDARLFLNMIESAIIQLLGSDAADESETVLKYFLRRLV; the protein is encoded by the coding sequence ATGCCAAATTTAACTCTCCCAACACGTGCTTTTGAAGTTGTAAAAAGAGGGATTCATCTGTTTCACCACGGTGGATTTCACATGGTTGGTGTCGACAAAATTGTGAAAGAAACCGAAGTCACAAAAATGACCTTTTATAACTATTTTCATTCTAAAGAACGCTTTATTGAAATTTGTCTAATAGTGCAAAAAGAGCGCCTCCAAGACCAAGTGGTTGCTATGGTCGAATACGACCATGACACAAGCACAATCGATAAACTCAAAAAGCTTTATTTTTTACATACCGATTTAGAAGGGCCATATTACTTATTATTTAGGGCTATTTTTGAGACTAAAAATACCTATTCAAAGGCTTATAAAACTGCAGTGAGGTACAGAACATGGCTCACCAATGAAATTTATAGCCAGATTCGACTACTCAAAAACGATGTTTCCTTTACCGATGCCAGACTCTTTTTAAATATGATTGAGAGCGCCATTATTCAGCTTTTAGGTTCGGATGCGGCAGATGAAAGTGAGACGGTGCTTAAGTATTTTTTGCGAAGGTTGGTTTAA
- a CDS encoding PAAR domain-containing protein yields MATPYITIGCPTTGGGKVISGNSLFLIDGKAVACTGDTATCPTHKVVATIVSGDPCMNIFGKMAARVGDSLSCGCKLLPQQSLVVQDNGGGSAQSSRTNQAQDSFAPQTDEHGLKFQLKDQETGKPLAQQYFKLKSPDGTEIEGFTDKSGYTKLIKTGTEAKQIDLTTFDLSKPMAEWN; encoded by the coding sequence TTGGCTACACCCTATATAACCATAGGTTGCCCTACCACGGGTGGCGGCAAAGTCATTTCAGGGAACAGCTTATTTCTAATTGATGGAAAAGCCGTAGCTTGCACAGGTGACACAGCTACATGCCCTACTCATAAAGTTGTAGCCACCATTGTATCGGGCGATCCGTGCATGAATATTTTTGGCAAAATGGCGGCGCGTGTGGGTGACTCTTTGTCCTGTGGCTGTAAGCTACTTCCGCAACAAAGTTTAGTTGTTCAGGATAATGGTGGTGGTTCTGCCCAAAGTTCCCGTACAAATCAAGCACAAGATAGCTTTGCACCTCAAACTGATGAACACGGACTTAAGTTCCAACTTAAAGATCAAGAGACAGGCAAACCACTTGCACAACAATACTTTAAATTAAAGAGTCCTGACGGAACTGAAATTGAAGGATTTACTGACAAAAGTGGTTATACAAAATTAATTAAAACAGGTACTGAGGCTAAACAAATTGATTTAACAACTTTTGATTTATCCAAACCTATGGCTGAGTGGAATTAA
- a CDS encoding YbdD/YjiX family protein, translating to MNFKFAKNGTVIIAKIIKMTVLSQKELLLSPKNWSRIATLWQRLQQSFRLMVGVPDYQTYLEHMKAHHPDLTPMDAKTFYRHCVDVRYPSAGGTLKKCPC from the coding sequence ATGAATTTTAAATTTGCAAAAAATGGAACTGTCATTATTGCGAAAATCATCAAAATGACAGTGCTCTCACAAAAAGAGCTATTACTTTCTCCAAAAAACTGGTCGCGTATAGCAACCTTATGGCAACGTTTACAGCAGAGCTTTCGACTCATGGTCGGCGTGCCAGACTATCAAACGTATTTGGAGCATATGAAAGCTCATCATCCAGATTTAACCCCTATGGATGCGAAGACGTTCTATCGACATTGTGTTGATGTGCGCTATCCATCGGCAGGTGGTACTTTGAAGAAATGCCCTTGTTAA
- a CDS encoding carbon starvation CstA family protein codes for MDTMQAKSTLPSKLVWSLVAIIGAISFGMLALSRGEHVNAVWLVLAAACVYSIAYRFYSLFIATKVFELNPRRLTPAHRLADGLDYVPTNKYVLFGHHFAAIAGAGPLVGPILAAQMGFLPGTIWLLVGVVLAGAVQDFLVLFISTRRDGRSLGEMAKQELGSFAGVVVMLGALGVMIIILAVLALVVVKALAHSPWGVFSIAATIPIALFMGVYMRFIRPGRIAEVSIIGFVLMMLAIVYGGHVAADPYWGEFFTLTGTQLTWCLIVYGFIASVLPVWLLLAPRDYLSTFLKIGVILGLAVGIIIALPELKMPAVTHFIDGTGPVFSGSLFPFLFITIACGAISGFHALVSSGTTPKLIDNEADMRMIGYGGMLMESFVGIMAMICATVLDPGVYFAINAPAAVLGTTVETAAEAVRNLGFVVTPEMLTVLAQEVGESSILSRTGGAPTFAIGMAHIISEIFNSRAMMAFWYHFAILFEALFILTAVDAGTRACRFMVQDTVGIVIPAVKTSSSFIGNLVGTAVAVGGWGFFVYQGVIDPLGGVNSLWPLFGVGNQMLASMALILGTVILFKMKKEKYVWVTIFPTIFLFITCMTAGWQKIFHENPKIGFLAQAHKFSDAIARGEVLKPAKSIAEMQTIVMSNQINAALCGFFMIVSIVMIIASIGIVRRALASRTPTVNEAPAVYADPEVVTTRGE; via the coding sequence ATGGACACAATGCAAGCGAAATCTACGCTTCCCTCCAAGCTGGTCTGGAGCCTAGTTGCAATTATAGGTGCAATTTCTTTTGGGATGCTGGCACTCAGTCGTGGTGAACATGTTAACGCGGTTTGGCTTGTACTTGCTGCAGCATGTGTATATAGCATCGCATATCGATTTTATAGTCTATTTATTGCAACTAAAGTATTTGAATTAAACCCAAGACGTTTAACCCCAGCACATCGTTTAGCCGATGGTCTGGATTACGTACCCACCAATAAATACGTACTTTTCGGTCACCACTTTGCTGCAATTGCAGGAGCAGGGCCGTTAGTCGGGCCAATTTTGGCTGCACAAATGGGCTTTTTACCGGGCACGATCTGGTTATTGGTCGGTGTAGTACTCGCGGGTGCGGTACAAGATTTTTTAGTTTTATTTATCTCAACACGCCGTGACGGTCGCTCACTGGGTGAGATGGCAAAGCAAGAACTTGGTTCTTTTGCTGGTGTTGTCGTTATGCTAGGCGCACTTGGGGTAATGATTATTATCCTTGCGGTACTGGCGTTAGTGGTTGTTAAAGCACTTGCACATAGTCCATGGGGTGTTTTTAGTATTGCAGCAACCATTCCAATTGCATTGTTCATGGGCGTGTACATGCGCTTTATTCGTCCGGGACGTATTGCAGAAGTTTCAATTATTGGCTTTGTTTTAATGATGCTGGCTATTGTCTATGGTGGACATGTTGCAGCAGACCCTTACTGGGGTGAGTTCTTCACTTTAACTGGTACACAACTTACTTGGTGCCTCATCGTTTATGGTTTTATCGCATCGGTATTGCCAGTGTGGCTGCTATTAGCACCGCGTGATTATTTATCTACTTTCTTAAAAATCGGGGTTATTCTTGGTTTAGCAGTGGGTATTATCATTGCATTACCTGAATTGAAAATGCCTGCTGTAACCCATTTCATTGATGGTACAGGTCCGGTTTTCTCAGGTAGCTTATTCCCATTCCTGTTTATTACCATTGCCTGTGGTGCCATTTCTGGTTTCCATGCGCTTGTATCGAGTGGTACGACACCAAAACTTATCGATAACGAAGCTGACATGCGCATGATTGGCTACGGCGGTATGCTCATGGAGTCTTTCGTCGGTATTATGGCGATGATCTGTGCAACTGTCTTAGACCCGGGTGTGTATTTTGCAATTAATGCCCCAGCAGCAGTGCTTGGAACAACCGTAGAAACTGCGGCAGAAGCTGTACGCAATTTAGGCTTTGTCGTTACCCCAGAAATGTTGACCGTGTTGGCTCAAGAGGTTGGTGAAAGCTCGATTCTTTCGCGTACAGGTGGTGCACCTACCTTCGCTATTGGTATGGCTCATATCATTTCTGAAATTTTTAACAGCCGCGCAATGATGGCGTTCTGGTATCACTTTGCCATTTTATTTGAAGCATTATTCATTTTAACTGCTGTTGATGCTGGTACTCGTGCTTGTCGCTTTATGGTGCAAGACACAGTCGGTATTGTTATTCCAGCGGTTAAAACTTCTAGTTCATTTATTGGTAATTTGGTCGGTACAGCCGTTGCCGTAGGTGGGTGGGGCTTCTTCGTCTATCAAGGTGTGATTGACCCATTAGGCGGTGTTAACTCATTATGGCCTCTGTTTGGTGTAGGTAACCAAATGCTGGCTTCAATGGCATTGATTTTAGGTACTGTCATTTTGTTTAAAATGAAAAAAGAAAAGTATGTTTGGGTGACCATTTTCCCAACAATTTTCTTGTTCATTACATGTATGACAGCAGGGTGGCAAAAGATTTTCCACGAAAATCCAAAAATTGGTTTCTTGGCGCAAGCGCATAAGTTCTCTGATGCAATTGCTCGTGGTGAAGTGCTAAAACCTGCTAAAAGTATTGCCGAAATGCAAACCATCGTGATGTCGAATCAGATTAATGCTGCACTTTGTGGCTTCTTTATGATTGTATCGATTGTCATGATTATTGCCTCAATTGGTATTGTTCGCCGTGCTTTAGCGAGTCGCACACCGACTGTAAATGAAGCACCTGCGGTATATGCCGATCCTGAAGTGGTTACCACTCGAGGAGAGTAA
- the efp gene encoding elongation factor P, with amino-acid sequence MAYYSTNDFKAGLKVMLDGNPCSIMENEYVKPGKGQAFNRVKLRNLKTGKVLEKTFKSGDSLEAADIVEVEMEYLYNDGEMWNFMDPVSFEQIAADKIAMGDAAKWLKDDSNEKCTIMLFNGVPLTVSPPNFVVLKIVETDPGVRGDTSGGGGKPAKLETGAVVRVPLFVQQEESVRVDTRTGDYLERA; translated from the coding sequence ATGGCCTATTATTCTACAAATGATTTCAAAGCTGGCCTTAAGGTTATGCTTGATGGTAACCCATGTTCTATCATGGAAAACGAATATGTAAAACCAGGTAAAGGTCAAGCGTTCAACCGTGTAAAATTACGTAACCTTAAAACCGGTAAAGTATTAGAAAAAACTTTCAAATCAGGTGACTCTTTAGAAGCAGCTGACATCGTTGAAGTTGAAATGGAATACCTATACAACGATGGTGAAATGTGGAATTTCATGGATCCTGTATCTTTTGAGCAAATCGCTGCAGACAAAATTGCAATGGGCGATGCTGCTAAATGGTTAAAAGACGATTCAAATGAAAAATGTACAATTATGTTGTTCAACGGCGTACCTTTAACAGTAAGCCCACCGAACTTCGTTGTATTGAAAATCGTTGAAACTGATCCGGGCGTACGTGGTGATACATCTGGCGGTGGCGGTAAACCAGCTAAGCTTGAAACAGGTGCGGTTGTTCGTGTTCCGTTATTTGTTCAGCAAGAAGAAAGCGTTCGTGTAGATACTCGTACTGGCGATTATTTAGAGCGTGCATAA
- the epmB gene encoding EF-P beta-lysylation protein EpmB produces MINYLYQEQNWQSQLSDLITDPSELLSLLELSSDQLLSGAILASEKFKLRVPRAFVGKMNAKNPLDPLLLQVLPHHLELEEHPEFVTDPLGEEAANQLPGVLHKYKSRFLLTLTGACAVHCRYCFRRHFPYQENLPKNDDWINIKNYIEANPDINEVILSGGDPLTLSNRKLALWLERLSSLKQVKILRIHSRVPIVIPNRIDEELISLLKNSRLRIILVVHSNHASELDDFTCSKLMELSSHHITVLNQAVLLKGVNDSAQTLTDLSYRLFEARVMPYYLHVLDKVKGAQHFDLIPSEIDAIYQDVLASLPGYLVPKLVREIAGEKNKTPLFGATTF; encoded by the coding sequence ATGATAAACTATTTATACCAAGAGCAAAACTGGCAATCACAACTCAGTGACCTTATTACTGATCCTTCTGAACTGCTCAGCCTACTCGAGTTATCCTCAGATCAACTATTATCGGGTGCGATTCTAGCTTCTGAAAAGTTTAAATTACGTGTGCCTCGTGCGTTCGTCGGAAAAATGAACGCTAAAAACCCACTTGACCCGCTTTTGCTACAAGTATTGCCTCATCATTTAGAGCTTGAGGAACATCCCGAGTTTGTCACAGACCCTTTGGGTGAAGAAGCAGCGAACCAATTACCGGGTGTTTTACATAAATATAAATCACGTTTTTTACTGACTTTGACAGGTGCTTGCGCCGTACACTGCCGTTACTGTTTCCGCCGTCACTTTCCCTATCAGGAAAATTTGCCTAAAAATGACGATTGGATAAATATTAAAAACTATATTGAAGCCAATCCTGACATTAATGAAGTCATTTTAAGTGGTGGTGATCCGCTAACACTTTCTAACCGAAAATTGGCACTTTGGTTAGAACGTTTATCATCTCTCAAACAAGTAAAGATTTTGAGAATTCATTCACGAGTTCCAATTGTCATTCCAAACCGAATCGACGAAGAGCTGATTTCTTTATTAAAAAACAGTAGGCTGCGTATTATTCTGGTGGTACACTCAAACCATGCTTCTGAACTCGATGACTTTACTTGTTCAAAGTTAATGGAGTTATCTTCACACCACATTACTGTACTGAATCAGGCTGTATTGTTAAAAGGTGTCAATGATTCTGCTCAAACTTTAACTGACTTAAGTTATCGTCTATTTGAAGCTCGCGTTATGCCTTATTACTTACACGTATTAGATAAAGTAAAAGGCGCACAGCATTTTGATTTAATACCATCTGAAATAGATGCGATATATCAAGACGTGTTAGCGAGCCTACCTGGATATCTGGTTCCTAAACTCGTCAGGGAAATTGCGGGCGAAAAGAATAAAACACCGCTTTTTGGGGCTACAACTTTTTGA